The following coding sequences lie in one Anas acuta chromosome 17, bAnaAcu1.1, whole genome shotgun sequence genomic window:
- the EIF2B1 gene encoding translation initiation factor eIF2B subunit alpha, whose protein sequence is MTSGPGVTSRPGAPRHAHGCGEAAGSAAMSTDDLIEAFRAQLRDDPDVASAVAAIRALLGFLKRDRGETIQGLRSSLLDAIETLSRVDSSVAVSSGGELFLRFISLTSLEYSDYSKCKEIMIERGEIFLRKVSLSRNKIAKLCHPFIRDGARILTHAYSRVVLRVLEAAVESKKRFSVYVTESQPDQAGQKMAKALRKLDIPVTVILDAAVGYIMEKVDLVLVGAEGVVESGGIINKIGTNQIAVCAKAQNKPFYVVAESFKFVRLFPLNQRDVPDKFKYKADTLKTSQNLTEEHPWIDYTSPSLITLLFTDLGVLTPSAVSDELIKLYL, encoded by the exons ATGACGTCAGGGCCCGGCGTGACGTCACGCCCAGGGGCGCCGCGTCATGCCCACGGCTGCGGGGAGGCGGCCGGGAGCGCGGCCATGAGCACCGACG acCTGATCGAGGCGTTCAGGGCGCAGCTGAGGGACGACCCCGACGTGGCCTCGGCGGTGGCCGCCATCCGCGCGCTGCTCGGCTTCCTCAAGCGGGACCGAG GTGAGACCATCCAGGGCCTGAGGAGCAGCCTGCTGGATGCCATCGAGACCCTGTCACGCGTGGACTCCTCGGTGGCCGTCTCCTCCGGCGGGGAGCTGTTCCTGCGCTTCATCAGCCTCACCTCGCTGGAGTACTCG GACTACTCcaaatgcaaagaaatcatGATCGAGCGCGGGGAGATTTTCCTGAGGAAGGTCTCGCTGTCGAGGAACAAAATCGCCAAGCTCTGTCATCCTTTCATCAGAGACGGTGCT CGAATATTGACACATGCCTACTCAAGAGTGGTCCTCAGAGTGTTAGAAGCAGCTGTTGAGTCAAAGAAGCGATTCAGCGTTTATGTTACTGAATCACAGCCAGACCAAGCAGG GCAAAAAATGGCAAAAGCCCTGAGGAAGCTGGATATTCCTGTGACCGTGATTCTGGATGCTGCAGTTGG CTACATTATGGAGAAAGTGGACCTGGTCTTAGTTGGTGCTGAAGGTGTAGTTGAAAGTGGAGGCATTATTAACAAG ATTGGCACAAATCAAATTGCTGTGTGCGCCAAAGCTCAGAATAAGCCATTTTATGTGGTAGCAGAAAGTTTCAAGTTTGTGAGGCTTTTCCCTCTAAATCAACGGGATGTCCCAGATAAGTTTAAG TACAAAGCAGACACTCTGAAAACAAGTCAGAATCTAACAGAGGAGCATCCCTGGATTGACTACACATCACCATCACTAATCACATTACTGTTTACAGACCTTGGTGTGTTAACTCCATCAGCTGTCAGTGATGAACTTATTAAACTCTATCTGTAA
- the TCTN2 gene encoding tectonic-2 — protein MVAAGLGALLLLLMAAAAPRAGQPVFQPSFIHMSGLRVNSFFHGNSSGVNFYIILNPIDEETGKLQVSNCSGSKTAGHWNLSVTPGVDTSEVIIDLTRNLQLCLPNATDCCTAPLCVLETLQVLACHDSVVLAHLLIQAEIYANSSFTGNVSEDASVIPNQVFQPLGPCPCDLTDGACDVRCCCDQECTPDLKQLFNESCFTGVFGGDVNPPFNQLCSTETDEYTPDWFPFLCVQSSLNNTPFLGYFYHGSICSSTPRVPSFKIPLQTSHAKVFTGYSQGDPIMTEENEYFTIPQQSMAGQCVGNAPVAYLHDIDVKCLTDLTSYKEGLPHDVRINSGTGDFIQQNVIYRTIADMGKFIAKSESLPTTEVLCQNVTFAENYTFIGKDENIEGINVTVFLGRLCDGEILTQRFTAKFVSLKSNNAEELSGNPGYQVGKPVRTANMNASDTSGSLNIFQPAGRGLCTSAIDTPVLFGLDSYSGCILEVGINEDCTLLRGNVTERLNSLIQATHVGKRSNSSYSDVNDWVEIIRLDPFNPNTSVSTGNLKGICPDIPANLNIRIIFADVGAVQGIARQEILAVQISYSTVIWQFQCGLTCENTVSFLPITASVQFIKVPAQPPIPMTRFQINYTEFDCNRNDVCWPQLFYPVTQFYTGEPYSQCLAKGLSLAFLVFIAAILSNPWFSKVRDNFLI, from the exons ATGGTGGCAGCGGGCCTCggggcgctgctgctgctgctgatggcagCGGCAGCACCGCGGGCTGGGCAGCCCG tgtttcAGCCTTCGTTTATCCATATGTCTGGGCTAAGAGTTAATTCGttttttcatggaaattctTCAGGagttaatttttatataattttaaatccTATAGATGAAGAGACAG gaAAATTGCAAGTTTCAAATTGCAGTGGAAGTAAAACAGCTGGTCATTGGAATTTGAGCGTAACACCTGGTGTG GACACATCCGAAGTGATCATAGACTTGACTAGAAATCTTCAGTTGTGTCTGCCCAATGCCACTGACTGCTGCACAGCCCCTCTCTGCGTTCTGGAAACGCTTCAGGTTTTAGCTTGCCATGATTCGGTGGTACTGGCACATCTCCTGATTCAAGCTGAAATATATGCCAACTCTTCCTTTACAGGAAATGTGTCAG AAGATGCATCTGTCATCCCTAACCAGGTGTTTCAGCCCTTGGGCCCTTGTCCTTGTGACCTGACAGATGGAGCTTGTGATGTCCGTTGTTGCTGTGATCAG GAGTGTACACCAGATTTGAAGCAGTTATTCAATGAATCATGTTTCACTGGCGTGTTTGGTGGGGATGTAAACCCACCTTTTAATCAGCTGTGCTCTACAGAGACAGATGAATATACTCCTGATTGGTTTCCCTTCCTTTGCGTGCAGTCTTCTCTTAACAATACACCATTTCTTGGCTACTTTTATCATGGCTCTat TTGCAGCTCTACACCAAGAGTTCCTTCATTTAAGATCCCTTTACAAACGTCTCATGCGAAAGTTTTCACTGGTTACAGTCAAGGAGATCCAAttatgacagaagaaaatgagtattttaCCATCCCTCAG CAATCCATGGCGGGGCAGTGTGTTGGAAATGCCCCTGTAGCTTATCTTCATGACATTGATGTTAAGTGCCTCACTGATCTAACATCTTACAAAGAAGGACTGCCCCATGATGTGAGAATAAACAGTGGTACAGGAG aCTTCATCCAACAAAATGTGATCTATAGGACCATCGCTGACATGGGCAAATTCATTGCTAAAAGCG aaagccTTCCTACTACTGAGGTTTTGTGTCAAAATGTAACGTTCGCAGAGAATTATACGTTCATTGGCAAAGATGAGAACATAGAGGGAATAAACGTAACAGTCTTCCTTGGACGTTTATGTGATGGAG aAATACTGACGCAGAGATTCACAGCCAAATTTGTAAGTTTGAAGAGTAATAATGCAGAAGAACTGTCTGGGAATCCAG GTTATCAAGTTGGGAAACCAGTGAGAACTGCAAATATGAATGCTTCTGATACTTCTGGCAGCCTAAACATTTTTCAGCCAG CTGGGAGAGGTTTATGTACATCAGCAATTGATACACCAGTTTTGTTTGGATTAGATTCCTACTCTGGATGCATACTAGAAGTTGGTATTAATGAAGACTGCACACTTTTAAG aggaaatgtAACTGAAAGATTGAATTCATTAATACAAGCTACTCATGTTGGAAAGAGGAGCAATTCAAGTTACAGTGATGTAAATGACTGGGTGGAAATTATAC GTCTTGATCCATTTAATCCTAATACAAGTGTGAGCACTGGAAACTTGAAAGGCATTTGTCCAGATATTCCTGCAAATCTGAATATTCGCATAATTTTTGCGGATGTGGGTGCAGTACAAGGGATTGCCCGTCAAGAGATACTCGCTGTGCAGATCAG TTACTCGACTGTCATATGGCAATTCCAGTGTGGGCTTACCTGTGAAAACACTGTCAGCTTTCTTCCCATCACTGCTTCTGTTCAGTTCATCAAAGTGCCAGCTCAGCCACCGATTCCAATGACAAG GTTTCAGATTAATTATACAGAATTTGACTGCAATCGAAATGATGTTTGCTGGCCACAACTCTTTTATCCAGTGACACAGTTCTACACAG
- the GTF2H3 gene encoding general transcription factor IIH subunit 3 isoform X2 gives MSADEELSLLVIVIDTNPIWWGKRAQGEAEFTLSKCIDAVMVLGNSHLFMNRTNKLAVIASHTQESRFLYPGKRWAVADLLGDGSNSVESNCSGSKDGKYELLTAINDAIAEEIKDLMTKTDMRGQQTETLLAGSLAKALCYINKMSKEVKANQEMKSRILVIKAAEDSALQYMNFMNVIFAAQKQSILIDACVLDSDSGLLQQACDITGGIYLKVPHMPSLLQYLLWVFLPDQEQRAQLVLPPPIHVDYRAACFCHRNLIEIGYVCSVCLSIFCNFSPICSTCETAFKISLPPVMKAKKKKLKLAA, from the exons atGAGCGCGG ATGAAGAGCTGAGCCTGCTGGTCATCGTCATCGACACCAACCCCATCTGGTGGGGGAAGAGGGCGCAGGGGGAAGCTGAG ttcACCCTATCAAAATGTATCGACGCAGTGATGGTACTGGGAAACTCACATTTGTTTATGAATCGTACCAACAAGCTTGCAGTAATAGCAAGTCACACACAAGAAAG cCGTTTCTTGTACCCTGGGAAGCGCTGGGCTGTTGCTGATCTCCTTGGAGATGGCAGTAATTCTGTGGAATCTAATTGTTCTGGCagcaaagatggaaaatatGAATTGTTAACAGCAATAAATGATGCAATTGCAGAAGAGATTAAAGATCTCATGAcaaaaa CTGACATGAGGGGCCAGCAAACAGAAACTTTGTTAGCAGGATCACTTGCTAAAGCACTTTGTT ATATTAACAAGATGAGCAAAGAGGTAAAAG CCAATCAGGAAATGAAATCAAGGATTTTG GTCATAAAAGCTGCAGAAGACAGTGCATTGCAATATATGAATTTCATGAATGTGATCtttgcagcacagaaacag AGTATTTTGATCGATGCCTGTGTCTTGGACTCTGATTCAGGTCTTCTACAACAG gccTGTGACATTACAGGTGGCATATACTTGAAAGTGCCCCATATGCCATCACTTCTGCAGTATTTATTG TGGGTATTTCTCCCTGATCAAGAGCAAAGAGCACAGCTTGTGCTTCCACCTCCTATTCATGTTGACTACAGAGCTGCATGTTTCTGTCATCGAAATCTCATTGAAATTGGTTATGTATGCTCTGTGTGCTTGTCAA tattctgcaaCTTCAGTCCTATTTGTAGTACGTGCGA gactgcTTTCAAAATATCACTGCCACCTGTCATGAAAGctaagaagaagaaattaaagttaGCTGCATAA
- the GTF2H3 gene encoding general transcription factor IIH subunit 3 isoform X1, translating to MSADEELSLLVIVIDTNPIWWGKRAQGEAEQFTLSKCIDAVMVLGNSHLFMNRTNKLAVIASHTQESRFLYPGKRWAVADLLGDGSNSVESNCSGSKDGKYELLTAINDAIAEEIKDLMTKTDMRGQQTETLLAGSLAKALCYINKMSKEVKANQEMKSRILVIKAAEDSALQYMNFMNVIFAAQKQSILIDACVLDSDSGLLQQACDITGGIYLKVPHMPSLLQYLLWVFLPDQEQRAQLVLPPPIHVDYRAACFCHRNLIEIGYVCSVCLSIFCNFSPICSTCETAFKISLPPVMKAKKKKLKLAA from the exons atGAGCGCGG ATGAAGAGCTGAGCCTGCTGGTCATCGTCATCGACACCAACCCCATCTGGTGGGGGAAGAGGGCGCAGGGGGAAGCTGAG cagttcACCCTATCAAAATGTATCGACGCAGTGATGGTACTGGGAAACTCACATTTGTTTATGAATCGTACCAACAAGCTTGCAGTAATAGCAAGTCACACACAAGAAAG cCGTTTCTTGTACCCTGGGAAGCGCTGGGCTGTTGCTGATCTCCTTGGAGATGGCAGTAATTCTGTGGAATCTAATTGTTCTGGCagcaaagatggaaaatatGAATTGTTAACAGCAATAAATGATGCAATTGCAGAAGAGATTAAAGATCTCATGAcaaaaa CTGACATGAGGGGCCAGCAAACAGAAACTTTGTTAGCAGGATCACTTGCTAAAGCACTTTGTT ATATTAACAAGATGAGCAAAGAGGTAAAAG CCAATCAGGAAATGAAATCAAGGATTTTG GTCATAAAAGCTGCAGAAGACAGTGCATTGCAATATATGAATTTCATGAATGTGATCtttgcagcacagaaacag AGTATTTTGATCGATGCCTGTGTCTTGGACTCTGATTCAGGTCTTCTACAACAG gccTGTGACATTACAGGTGGCATATACTTGAAAGTGCCCCATATGCCATCACTTCTGCAGTATTTATTG TGGGTATTTCTCCCTGATCAAGAGCAAAGAGCACAGCTTGTGCTTCCACCTCCTATTCATGTTGACTACAGAGCTGCATGTTTCTGTCATCGAAATCTCATTGAAATTGGTTATGTATGCTCTGTGTGCTTGTCAA tattctgcaaCTTCAGTCCTATTTGTAGTACGTGCGA gactgcTTTCAAAATATCACTGCCACCTGTCATGAAAGctaagaagaagaaattaaagttaGCTGCATAA